One window from the genome of Nisaea sediminum encodes:
- a CDS encoding peroxiredoxin, whose translation MTIKVGDKIPALKLKTNTSDGIDDLDTGEFFKGRKVVLFAVPGAFTPTCSVKHLPGFVEKAGDLKARGVDAIACTSVNDAFVMGAWAKDQKAGDAVTMIADGNAELAKALGLEMDVSVAGMGTRSQRYAMVVEDGTVTKLFVEEPRAFEVSSAEHVLANL comes from the coding sequence GGTTGGGGACAAGATCCCGGCGCTCAAACTCAAAACCAACACTTCGGACGGGATCGACGATCTCGACACGGGGGAGTTCTTCAAGGGCCGCAAGGTCGTGCTCTTCGCCGTCCCGGGCGCCTTCACGCCGACCTGCTCCGTGAAGCACCTGCCGGGCTTCGTCGAGAAGGCGGGCGACCTGAAGGCACGGGGCGTCGATGCCATCGCCTGCACGTCGGTGAACGATGCCTTCGTCATGGGCGCCTGGGCCAAGGACCAGAAGGCCGGCGACGCGGTCACCATGATCGCCGACGGCAATGCGGAGCTGGCGAAGGCGCTCGGCCTCGAGATGGACGTCTCCGTCGCCGGCATGGGCACCCGCTCCCAGCGCTATGCGATGGTGGTCGAGGACGGCACAGTCACGAAGCTGTTCGTCGAAGAGCCGCGGGCCTTCGAAGTGTCCAGCGCCGAGCACGTGCTCGCCAATCTCTGA